In Zetaproteobacteria bacterium, the sequence GGGGGAGGGGGGAGTCGCCGTCAGCACGGTGATGCCGGCATCGCTGCTGCGGTGGCAGGCGACCAGCGTCCGCAGCGTCTCCGCCCGCAACAGCGGGGTGTCACCGCAGACGATGAGCACGTCGCGCACGTCGCGGATCACCGTCTCACACTGCCGCACGGCATGGGCGGTACCCAACTGCCGATCCTGCACCACCCAGGAGAGGTTGGCCGGGTCACCGACGTGGGCCCGCACCTGATCGGATGCATGCCCGGTGACCAGCGCGATCCCCTTCGGCTGCAGCGCCTCGACGGTGTGCAGCACGTAGTCGAGCATCGCCCGGCCGAGGATGGGGTGGAGCACCTTGGGGCGCGCGGAACACATCCGCTTTCCCTTGCCGGCCGCAAGCACGCAGACCTGCAGATCGTCCAGCGGTGTGACAGGTGGGGTCATGGCACTGCTCCTGTCGCCGCGCATTCGCGGAGCGCCCTCGGCGCAGGCGGCCATGACGCCCCGGCGCGCATGCCCGTCGTTACTTGCGCTTGCGTTTCTTGAGGAACTCGAGCCTTGCCGCAGTGATGGCCAGTTCGGAGGCGGCTCGGGCGTAGTCGATGTCGCCGCTCTTGCTCTCGTTGAGCTCCTGCGCGCGACGCATCGCCTCCGCCGCCTCCGCCTCGTCGATGTCATGCGCCCGCTCGGCGGAGTCGGCCAGCACGGTGATCATGTCCGGCTGCACCTCGATATAGCCGCCGGAGACGAAGACCTCGTCGATCTGGTCTCCACAGTGGATGCGCAGTTCACCCGGCTTGAGCGCACTGAGCAGCGGGGTGTGGCGGGGGTAGATACCCAACTCGCCGGCGACCCCCGGCGCCACCAGGAAGTCGGCATCACCGCGGTAGACCTCGCGTTCGGCGGTCGCCACCAGGACAGGGACGGCCATCGCGGTTACCCCTTCGCCCCCATCTTCTCCGCCTTCTCCCGCACCTGGTCGATCGACCCGACCATGTAGAAGGCCTGTTCGGGAAGATCGTCACACTCGCCGTTGAGGATCGCCTTGAAGCCGGCGATGGTCTCCTCGCGTTTGACGTAGATTCCCGGAGCGCCGGTGAAGACCTCGGCGACGTGGAAGGGTTGCGAGAGGAAGCGCTGCATCTTGCGTGCACGCGAGACGATCAGCTTGTCCTCGTCGGAGAGTTCGTCCATGCCGAGGATGGCGATGATGTCCTGCAACTCCTTGTAGCGCTGCAGGGTGCGCTGCACGCCGGTGGCCACCTCGTAGTGCTCGATGCCGATCACCTTGGGGTCGAGCTGCCGGCTGGTGGAGTCGAGCGGGTCGACCGCCGGATAGATGCCGAGCTCCGCGATCTGGCGGGAGAGGACGATGGTCGAATCCAGGTGGGCGAAGGTGGTCGCCGGCGCCGGATCGGTCAGGTCGTCGGCCGGCACGTAGACCGCCTGTACCGAGGTGATCGACCCCTTCTTGGTCGACGCGATACGCTCCTGCAGACGCCCCATCTCCTCGGCCAGGTTGGGCTGGTAGCCCACCGCCGACGGCATGCGTCCGAGCAGCGCGGAGACCTCCACGCCGGCGAGCGAGTAGCGGTAGATGTTGTCGATGAACATCAACACGTCGCGCCCTTCATCGCGGAAGTACTCGGCGATGGTCAGGCCGGTCAGCGCCACACGGAGACGGTTGCCCGGCGGCTCGTTCATCTGGCCGTAGACCAGCGCCACCTTGTCGAGCACGTTCGACTCCTTCATCTCGTAGTAGAAGTCGTTGCCCTCGCGCGTGCGCTCGCCGACGCCGGCGAAGACGGAATAGCCGCCGTGCGCCTTGGCGATGTTGTTGATCAGCTCCATCATGTTGACGGTCTTGCCCACGCCGGCACCGCCGAAGAGACCCACCTTGCCCCCCTTGGCGATCGGCGCCATCAGGTCGATCACCTTGATGCCGGTCTCCAGGATCTCCTGCGACGGGGAGAGCTCCTCGAAGGTCGGGGCCGGCTGGTGGATGGAGCGGCGCTCCTCCGCCTCGATGACCGGATCGCCGAAATCGATCCCCCGGCCGAGGACGTCCATGATGCGCCCAAGCGTGGCCTTGCCCACCGGCACCTTGATGGCGTCGCCGGTGTTCTTCACCGGGGTGCCGCGCCGGAGCCCGTCGGTCGAACCGAGCGCGATGGCCCGCACGGTGTTGTCCCCGATGTGCTGCTGGGTCTCCAGGGTCAGATCGGCCTCTTCGATGTAGAGCGCGTTGTAGATCTCCGGCAGATCGCCGGCATCGAATCGGACGTCGACCACCGGGCCGATCACTTGGACGATAGTTCCATCACTCATGGTTGGTTTTGACCTCTCAGATGTTGCTTGTCGCAGCGCTAGCTGGTGGCGGCGCTTCCGGCGACGATCTCCGCGATCTCCTGGGTGATCGCCGCCTGCCGCGCCTTGTTGTAGGTGATGCGCAACTCCTTGACCACGCCGTTGGCGTTGTCGGTGGCCGCCTTCATGGCCACCATGCGGGCGGAGTGCTCACATGCCTTGTTCTCGATCACCGCGTTGAAGATGATCGATTCGACGTACCGCTCGAGCAGGCCGTCGAGCACCTGCCTGCTGTCGGGCTCGTAGATGTAGTCCCAGTAGCCCTCGTGGCCGCCCTCCTCGGGGATGGGGCAGGGGAGCAGCTGCACCGCCTTCGGCCGTTGGGTCATGGTGTTGACGAACTCGTTGCAGACCAGCCAGACCCGGTCGAGCTTCCCCTCGATGAAGGCATCCATCGCCACCCGGGCCACGCCGAGGATGTCGGAGACCTCGGGCGCATCGGGGATCTCCTGCTTGCTGGCCAGGTTGTTGGCCCCGACCCGCCGCATGAAGAGCTCGCCCCGGCGGCCGATCGTCATCACGTCGACCGGAACCCGTTCGCGCTTCATCACCTCGAGGGCCAGGCGCAGCTCATTGTTGTTCAACCCGCCGCAGAGCCCCTTGTCGGTGGT encodes:
- a CDS encoding F0F1 ATP synthase subunit epsilon; translated protein: MAVPVLVATAEREVYRGDADFLVAPGVAGELGIYPRHTPLLSALKPGELRIHCGDQIDEVFVSGGYIEVQPDMITVLADSAERAHDIDEAEAAEAMRRAQELNESKSGDIDYARAASELAITAARLEFLKKRKRK
- the atpD gene encoding F0F1 ATP synthase subunit beta, producing MSDGTIVQVIGPVVDVRFDAGDLPEIYNALYIEEADLTLETQQHIGDNTVRAIALGSTDGLRRGTPVKNTGDAIKVPVGKATLGRIMDVLGRGIDFGDPVIEAEERRSIHQPAPTFEELSPSQEILETGIKVIDLMAPIAKGGKVGLFGGAGVGKTVNMMELINNIAKAHGGYSVFAGVGERTREGNDFYYEMKESNVLDKVALVYGQMNEPPGNRLRVALTGLTIAEYFRDEGRDVLMFIDNIYRYSLAGVEVSALLGRMPSAVGYQPNLAEEMGRLQERIASTKKGSITSVQAVYVPADDLTDPAPATTFAHLDSTIVLSRQIAELGIYPAVDPLDSTSRQLDPKVIGIEHYEVATGVQRTLQRYKELQDIIAILGMDELSDEDKLIVSRARKMQRFLSQPFHVAEVFTGAPGIYVKREETIAGFKAILNGECDDLPEQAFYMVGSIDQVREKAEKMGAKG
- a CDS encoding F0F1 ATP synthase subunit gamma, which translates into the protein MASAKEIRGQIKAVQNTAKITKAMEMVAASKMRKAQDRARDARAYAEGIYRVIHNLMQAHPEYAHPFLVEREEVRRVGLVLITTDKGLCGGLNNNELRLALEVMKRERVPVDVMTIGRRGELFMRRVGANNLASKQEIPDAPEVSDILGVARVAMDAFIEGKLDRVWLVCNEFVNTMTQRPKAVQLLPCPIPEEGGHEGYWDYIYEPDSRQVLDGLLERYVESIIFNAVIENKACEHSARMVAMKAATDNANGVVKELRITYNKARQAAITQEIAEIVAGSAATS